A region of Deltaproteobacteria bacterium DNA encodes the following proteins:
- a CDS encoding pyridoxine 5'-phosphate synthase, which translates to MKKLGVNIDHIATIRQARKIAEPDPVSAISLIELAGADSIVMHLREDRRHTQDRDLELARRLIKTKFNLEMASTQEMIKIALDIKPDTITIVPERREELTTEGGLEVSLNVETFKKHIRLFHDADIIISLFIDPEIDQVKASHRAGADVVEISTARYSEAKTRDEREKEIQRIINAVITAEKLKLGIAAGHGLNYVNIEPLTKIDSITEYNIGHSIIARAVFIGLEHAVREMKEKINTR; encoded by the coding sequence ATGAAAAAGCTTGGGGTTAATATAGATCATATAGCAACCATTAGGCAGGCAAGAAAGATCGCAGAGCCCGATCCGGTATCAGCGATTTCTCTTATTGAACTTGCGGGAGCGGATAGTATTGTTATGCACTTAAGAGAGGATCGCAGGCATACACAGGACAGGGATCTTGAACTTGCCCGCAGGCTAATCAAAACAAAGTTTAATCTTGAAATGGCATCTACACAGGAGATGATTAAGATAGCCCTTGATATTAAACCGGACACCATAACCATTGTGCCCGAGAGGAGAGAAGAACTTACAACAGAAGGAGGGCTTGAAGTAAGTTTGAATGTGGAAACATTTAAAAAACACATAAGGCTGTTTCATGATGCAGACATAATTATCAGTCTTTTTATAGATCCAGAAATAGATCAGGTTAAAGCATCACATAGGGCAGGTGCTGATGTGGTTGAAATAAGCACTGCACGATACAGTGAAGCAAAAACAAGGGACGAACGGGAAAAAGAAATTCAGCGGATAATAAATGCGGTTATAACTGCGGAAAAACTGAAGCTAGGTATTGCAGCAGGACATGGGTTAAACTACGTAAATATCGAACCATTGACAAAGATTGATAGTATAACAGAATACAATATAGGTCATTCCATTATAGCAAGGGCTGTCTTTATCGGACTCGAGCATGCTGTGCGGGAGATGAAAGAAAAGATCAATACAAGATGA
- a CDS encoding diguanylate cyclase produces the protein MSNQKVRQIIVISLFVIFLGVASSGYLFSTVSNKFSLFLLAFIGLFFVYTILIYLLSHYQQTIKDIMLSLFMSIVFIIALQYGDYAFKTNFTASIYMLFAIITIVFGIVSGLLAVIYGIGILFLRAYIYSLPLHNDIFYAVISTLTVLTIGLILKHQTITIKYLRNQISMLREAPVKFNIIQGAEKDNPKYSEIISEEGLKKERSRLMTLMNERLFSIVETIRSAIHSYTVILYLIDKDLQLKGREILSNSEWINMDNTVGNDDTYIGWVLKNRKSVLLNEMKDEIKNIPYYTRNEGIKSFMAVPVIKNDDVIGIICADSLEVQAFTDEHVKILTVIANQIVDLMDNMELQYRLRYDMYEKGAMYIFVKNLSSRINSSEIGTIALQEIKRITNMDTGIFALRSNEETYEIVSTYEIGDNLIDKEFVIDTGMILGGAEIKDVSSINQFYTSQMKQISPSLCDIYEPDKKFKYVSFISLLGKEEEVGLIILFMEKPLSERLSIILNTLISQIAISLYNSILFDKLEKLSITDGLTGLYNHRHFQGYLDEKIREGQRYKHKLSVVMMDIDHFKTINDTYGHPFGDTILKKFASIVMQTIRDVDYAARYGGEEFVVVLPNTDTNGAFKIIERLRKKVEAVTFGDGDIEGVKITISIGVACFSEDAKNKQELIEHSDNALYYSKKNGRNKTTIYANIIHED, from the coding sequence ATGAGCAATCAAAAAGTCAGGCAGATTATTGTAATAAGCTTATTTGTTATTTTTTTGGGTGTTGCGTCATCAGGCTATCTATTCAGTACTGTTTCCAATAAATTCAGTCTGTTTCTTCTCGCGTTCATAGGATTATTTTTTGTTTATACAATCTTAATATACCTGCTTTCACATTATCAGCAAACAATTAAAGATATAATGCTGTCTTTATTTATGAGCATAGTATTTATTATAGCTCTCCAGTACGGAGATTACGCATTTAAAACAAATTTTACAGCTTCTATTTACATGTTATTTGCTATTATAACGATTGTCTTTGGAATTGTTTCCGGATTGCTTGCAGTGATCTATGGTATTGGCATCTTATTTTTGAGAGCCTATATATATTCTTTGCCGCTGCATAACGATATTTTTTATGCAGTGATCTCAACGTTAACGGTATTAACTATCGGTCTAATACTAAAGCACCAAACAATAACAATAAAGTATCTGCGAAATCAAATCAGCATGCTCAGGGAAGCACCTGTGAAATTCAATATAATTCAAGGAGCAGAAAAAGATAACCCTAAGTATTCGGAGATAATATCGGAAGAGGGGCTTAAGAAGGAAAGAAGCAGGTTGATGACGTTGATGAATGAAAGGTTATTTTCTATCGTAGAAACGATTCGTTCAGCGATCCATTCGTATACAGTTATTTTATACCTTATAGACAAGGATTTACAGTTAAAAGGCAGAGAAATATTATCAAACAGTGAGTGGATCAATATGGATAATACCGTAGGCAATGATGATACATATATCGGCTGGGTATTGAAAAATAGAAAAAGTGTGCTGCTCAATGAGATGAAGGATGAAATAAAGAATATTCCCTACTATACAAGAAATGAAGGGATAAAATCTTTTATGGCTGTTCCTGTTATAAAAAATGATGATGTGATAGGTATTATATGTGCAGACAGCCTTGAGGTGCAGGCTTTTACGGATGAGCATGTTAAGATTCTTACTGTAATTGCGAACCAGATTGTGGATCTTATGGATAACATGGAACTGCAGTACAGGTTAAGGTACGATATGTATGAAAAGGGGGCTATGTACATATTTGTAAAAAATCTTTCAAGCCGTATAAACTCATCCGAGATAGGCACTATTGCACTGCAGGAGATCAAAAGGATTACAAACATGGATACGGGGATATTTGCATTGAGAAGCAATGAGGAGACGTATGAAATTGTGTCGACCTATGAAATCGGCGATAATCTTATCGATAAAGAATTTGTTATAGATACGGGTATGATTCTTGGTGGAGCAGAGATAAAAGATGTAAGCTCAATTAATCAGTTTTATACATCGCAGATGAAGCAGATCTCGCCATCACTCTGTGATATTTATGAACCGGATAAAAAATTCAAATATGTATCATTCATATCGTTACTCGGTAAGGAGGAAGAGGTAGGGTTAATAATATTATTTATGGAAAAGCCGCTAAGCGAAAGGCTAAGCATCATCCTGAACACACTTATCAGTCAGATCGCCATATCGCTTTATAACTCCATACTATTTGATAAATTAGAGAAACTTTCCATTACCGACGGTTTGACAGGACTGTATAACCACAGGCATTTTCAGGGTTATCTTGATGAAAAGATAAGGGAGGGACAAAGATATAAGCATAAATTATCCGTAGTCATGATGGATATAGATCACTTTAAAACCATAAATGATACGTACGGTCACCCATTTGGAGATACTATCCTTAAAAAGTTTGCCTCTATTGTTATGCAGACAATAAGAGATGTTGACTATGCTGCAAGGTATGGCGGGGAAGAGTTCGTAGTTGTTCTGCCAAACACAGATACGAATGGCGCATTCAAGATCATAGAAAGGTTGAGAAAGAAAGTTGAAGCAGTAACATTTGGTGATGGAGACATTGAAGGTGTTAAGATTACCATAAGTATAGGGGTTGCCTGTTTTTCAGAAGACGCCAAAAATAAGCAAGAACTTATAGAGCATTCTGACAATGCACTTTACTATTCTAAAAAAAATGGTAGAAATAAAACTACCATTTATGCTAATATTATACATGAGGATTAA
- a CDS encoding septum formation initiator family protein, with protein sequence MKWFNRFLFIFALALAFYTIFSRGGLYDLWKSKKTVSQLKNKRDHLLEQDSQLAGEIKLLENNDFYIEKIAREELGMAKKNEIIIRFKKNKIGIPVTAPTEQKPAQN encoded by the coding sequence ATGAAGTGGTTTAATAGATTTCTGTTTATATTTGCTTTAGCTCTTGCATTTTATACGATATTCTCGCGCGGCGGCTTATACGATTTATGGAAATCAAAAAAAACCGTTTCACAGCTAAAGAATAAAAGAGATCATTTACTTGAGCAGGATTCACAACTTGCAGGAGAGATAAAGTTACTCGAAAATAATGATTTTTATATAGAAAAAATAGCCCGGGAAGAACTTGGTATGGCAAAAAAAAACGAGATCATTATCAGATTCAAAAAGAATAAGATTGGTATACCTGTTACTGCACCTACAGAACAAAAGCCAGCGCAAAACTAA